CGCGGCCGGGTTCCAGGAGTACTTCGACCACATGGTGACCGACGTGCTGGAGGACAACGCGACCGTCCGCGACCTGCTGTCGGGCAGCATCCACCGCGTGCCGCCGCCGCCCGGCCTGCCGGTACCGGCCCTGGTCTGGGCACCGCTGCGCTACGCCGTGGTCTCCGCCGTCGTGCAGGCGACCGCCGCCACCCTGCCGGAGGTCTACCGGGAGCGCCTGCGGCTGACCGTGGTCCCCGGCGCGGACCTGCTCGTGTCCGGCGTGCACCACGCGGCGAGGCTCGCCACGGCCCTGCTGCCCAAGCCGTGGCGCTACCTGCCGATCGCCTCCGCGTCGATCCGGGCCGGCGACGTCCCCGCGCCCGCCCGCGTCGCGCCCACCCCGGAGTCGTTCTTCACCACCGTGCTGGACCAGAGCGGCGACGGGGTGCTGAGGTGGAGCGACCTGCTGGCCATGTCCCGCGAGATCAGCACCCACCTGGACCTCGACGAGCAGGACGAGGAGGCCGTCCACGCCGCCTTCGAGTCGTGGTGGGAGCAGTTGCGCGCCGCCACCGGCACCCCGCCGGACGGCGCCGTCACCCTGCCCGCCTACCGCGCGGCCCTGGCCGAGGGCCGCTACCCGGGCCTCCCGGACCCGAAGAGCGGCTACGGCGCCGTGGCCGCGGTGGTCCGCCGGCTGATCGACCGGGACGACAACGGCGAGGTGCGCCAGGACGAGTACGCCCGGCTGCTCACCCACAGCCCGCGCCGGCACGCGCTCGTCGCCGCCCTGCGCCACCTCGACCGGGACGGTGACGGCACCCTGCACAGCGACGAGTTCGAAACGGCCCTGCGGGACTTCCTCACCGGTCAACGGGACCTCGACGCCGCCCGCTACCTCCTCGGGCGCGCGTGAGCGGGATCGGCCCCGACGCGGATCAGCCCAGGACGCGGATCAGCGTCACGCCGTCCCGCAGCGGCAGGAGCACCTGCTCGAACGCCGGGTCCGCGGCCACCCGCGCGTTGAACTCCGCGATGGCCGCCCCCTGCGGCGACCGGCTGCCCGCGTCCAGGTACACCTCGCCCTGGTACAGCGTGTTGTCCACGACCACCAGGGCGCCGGGCGCGAGCAGCCCGCGGCGGTGGGCCACGTCGAGGTAGTCCCAGTACTGCCGCTTGTCCGCGTCGACGAAGGCGAAGTCGAACACCTCGCCCGCGTCGGCCAGCCGCGCCAGGGTCTCCAGCGCGGGCCCCTCCACCAGCGTGACGCGGTCGCACCCGGCGAACGCCTCGCGGGCGACCGCCGCCGCGCGCGGGTCGGCCTCGCAGGTGACCACGCGCCCGTCGGCGGGCAGCGCCTCGGCCATGGCCAGCGCCGAGTAGCCGGTGAACGTGCCGATCTCCAGCACCCGGCGGGCACCGGACACGGCCACCAGCAACCGCAGGAGCTGCCCCTCCACGTGCCCGGACAGCATCTCCGGCTCCAGGGTCGCCACGGCACCGTCGGAGCCGACCCACACGTGCCCGGTGGTCCGCCGGTTCAGCGCCGCCAACCGGTCGGACTCGGGCGTGGTGCTCGCCGACAGGTAGTCGTCGAGCCCGGAGGCCAGCGCGCGGGCGCGGTCCAGGCGCGCGGACGGCCACTCCCGGTCGAGCCGGTCCAGCTCGTGGGCCAGGATGGACAGCGGGGTCACCGGCCGCATCACGCCCACCTCGCGTCGCGCAGGTACATGTCCCGGCCGAGCCCGCCGTCGGGGAACGCGCCGCAGCGCGCCCGGTGCCGGTCCACCGCCTCGGCCAGCAGCGAGCCCTCGACCTCGGCCAGGTAGTCGCACCGGCCCAGCCCGCGCGGTGCCACCGCCCACAGCGCGGTGCCGCCGCGCTTGCGCCGCACCGTCTCCTGCGCGAGCCGCATCAGCTCCAGGTCCTCGACCACCGGGTGGTGCACGGCCAGGCCCAGGTCCCGGCACACGGCCAGCAGCGCGTCGCGGTCGTCGTCGTCCAGCCAGCCGACCAGGGTGGCCAGCGTCGCGGTGAGCGCCATCTCCACCGCCACCGCGTGGCCGTGCAGCAGCCCGGCGACCGGCTCGAACTTCGTGCTCCAGGTGTGGCCGTAGGCGTGCGGCCGGTCCTGGCGGGTCTCGAACATGTTGGTGCCCTCGTGCCGCATGTACGCGTAGAGGGAGCGGAACAGCACCTCGTC
This portion of the Saccharothrix syringae genome encodes:
- a CDS encoding oxygenase MpaB family protein, whose amino-acid sequence is MTTDVLLGPGSTTWDRLGQWRLLLVTHRSLLLQAAHPAIGAAVGRYSVYNARPWRRLFRTLESLQTYVYGSASEQRRELARLERLHRRMQGTDDHGRPFTAADAQARAWVHLTLFDAVLTMHRLGGDPLSPEETERFYAEWRGLGRVFGLAEADMPATAAGFQEYFDHMVTDVLEDNATVRDLLSGSIHRVPPPPGLPVPALVWAPLRYAVVSAVVQATAATLPEVYRERLRLTVVPGADLLVSGVHHAARLATALLPKPWRYLPIASASIRAGDVPAPARVAPTPESFFTTVLDQSGDGVLRWSDLLAMSREISTHLDLDEQDEEAVHAAFESWWEQLRAATGTPPDGAVTLPAYRAALAEGRYPGLPDPKSGYGAVAAVVRRLIDRDDNGEVRQDEYARLLTHSPRRHALVAALRHLDRDGDGTLHSDEFETALRDFLTGQRDLDAARYLLGRA
- a CDS encoding O-methyltransferase gives rise to the protein MRPVTPLSILAHELDRLDREWPSARLDRARALASGLDDYLSASTTPESDRLAALNRRTTGHVWVGSDGAVATLEPEMLSGHVEGQLLRLLVAVSGARRVLEIGTFTGYSALAMAEALPADGRVVTCEADPRAAAVAREAFAGCDRVTLVEGPALETLARLADAGEVFDFAFVDADKRQYWDYLDVAHRRGLLAPGALVVVDNTLYQGEVYLDAGSRSPQGAAIAEFNARVAADPAFEQVLLPLRDGVTLIRVLG